A stretch of Henckelia pumila isolate YLH828 chromosome 4, ASM3356847v2, whole genome shotgun sequence DNA encodes these proteins:
- the LOC140865027 gene encoding histone H2B.3-like, producing MAAKAEKKPAEKKPASEKKPASEKAPTAGKAPAEKKLKAGKKLPKEGGGGVAGEKKRKRSKKSTETYKIYIFKVLKQVHLDIGISSKAMGIMNSFINDIFEKFAQEASRLARYNKKPTITSREIQTAVRLVLPGELAKHAVSEGTKAVTKFTSS from the coding sequence ATGGCAGCCAAAGCAGAGAAGAAGCCCGCAGAGAAAAAGCCCGCCTCAGAGAAGAAGCCCGCGTCGGAGAAAGCTCCAACAGCGGGGAAAGCACCGGCGGAGAAGAAGCTCAAGGCCGGCAAGAAACTCCCCAAGGAAGGCGGCGGCGGTGTCGCCGGGGAAAAGAAGAGGAAACGTTCGAAGAAGAGCACGGAGACCTACAAGATCTACATCTTCAAAGTGCTGAAGCAGGTGCACCTCGACATCGGGATCTCGAGCAAAGCCATGGGGATCATGAACAGCTTCATCAACGACATTTTCGAGAAATTCGCGCAGGAGGCATCGCGGCTGGCGAGGTACAACAAGAAACCTACGATCACTTCCCGGGAGATCCAGACGGCGGTGAGGCTGGTGCTTCCCGGTGAGCTGGCCAAGCACGCCGTTTCTGAAGGGACCAAGGCCGTCACTAAATTCACTAGCTCTTGA